DNA from Terriglobus tenax:
CCGAAGGCGATCGAGTGCTTGCCGCGGACGACCGTAACGTCATCGCCGAGCTGGTACTTCACCGTATTGAAGTAGCCGGGGTTGTTGCCTCCCTGTCCCAGCGAGAAGCCGTTGGTGATGCTGATGCCCATGAAGCCTTCGAGGCCCGGCTTGGTATAGGCGTTGATGCCCACCGACTGCGGATCAAAGAACGGAGCCAGGAAGCGCAGGCCCACCGTTCGGCTACCGGTGATGCGCAGCGAGTTCACCACGTTGGGCGAAAGGATGTACGTGTGGCCCAGCGTCAGCGCATGAACGCGGTTCAGCTGGCCCACCTGGTTGGCCGTCAACACGTTCTTCGGATCAACAGTCACCGGAGCATTGAAGCGGGCGAAGATATAGCGGCCGAAGATGGTCTGCTTGGAGTTTACCGAGTAATCCACACGGCCTACGGCGTCCTGGCGGGTTGAGTTCTGCGAGTAGCGAATGGGGAGCGCACTTCCGCATGTGCTGACCAGAGGGATTCCCTTGTTGATGATGTTCTTCGCCTGCGTGCTGACCTGTGACGCCGGCATCTTGTTGGCGACGTAAGGACCGGTCAAAACCGCAGAGCAATCAGAGAAGTCGCCATTCAGCATGTTCGCTGTCGGCAGAATCACGTTCGTGGGATTGCTGAGCTGGCGAACAACAGTGCCCTGGTAGCCGCCGAAGAAGAAGAGCTTGTCCTTCTTGATAGGACCACCGATCACACCACCATACTGATTGCGCTTCAGGTTGTCCTGCTGCTTTGCTCCGTTGATGTAGTTGAAGTAGTTCGCCGCGTTGAACATGTAATTGCGGACGAAGTAAAAGACATCGCCGTGGAACTGGTTTGAGCCGCCTTTGGTGACGGCATTGATAGCCGCCGATGCGTGGTTGCCGTACTGCGCGGGCAGCGAACTGGTCTCTGACTTGAACTCCTGCAATGCATCCGGAAACGGCAGCGGTAGATTCAGGTTGTTGAAGACGTCATTATGGTTGCCGCCGTCCAGGACATAGGCAACACCATTGGCCAGACCGCCCGACACCGCGATGGTAATCGTAGGAAAATTCTTGTTGGTGTTCAGATCGCCAGCCGGAGCAGGAGTTGTTGCACCGGCGAGGGCGATGAGCTGTGTTGGATCGCGGCCATTGAGCGGCAGTTCCACCACCTGCGTACGGTCGATGACCTGCCCGACGCCATTGCTTACCGTCTCAACAGAGACGCCTGCTGTTGACTCCACGTTGATCACATCGGTGACGCTGCCGAGCGACAGCTTTACATCCACATCGGCATTGCTGCCTACCTGCAGAACGACACCGGACACGGTCGAGGTTTGAAAACCCTGCATCGTGACCTGGATCTTGTATGGGCCGAGCGGCAGATCAGGGGCGCTGTACGAGCCGTCGGTTGTCGTCTGCACGGTGCGGGTCAGGCCCGTATCTGTCTGCGTCAGAACGACCACTGCTCCTGGCACACCGGCTCCGGTTGGGTCCTGCACGATACCGTTGATCCGGGAAGTATTCAATGACTGCGCCCATGCAGATACACAACACATGAGCATTACAACAAGGAAGCCATATATTTTTTTCGTTTGCATCACGTCCTCACACTGGCTGAGAGCAAATTCCTTCCTTCATCTACAGAAGGAGTCCTGTTCCTCAATCGGAAGCGGATGCTAGGCGGCACCTTTTTAAGGTGTCAATACAATTACCGTGCCAATACCGTTCACAAAAGGTATTAACTTTGGGCTGCATGCTAGCATCACGACCGGCAACGGAATGCCATCTGGCGAGTGTTAGAGCGCACTGCCAGCAAGGAGAAGGAAGCAATGAAGAAAGGCAGTTTATTGCGGCTTGCAACGATTCTGGCCGTACTCGCAGTTCCTGCAATCTGCAGTGCGCAGGCAGCAGCTCCGGAGGCAGGATGCCCGGCGCCCGGGGCACGCGGACCTCGTCCTGGTGGCCCGGCCGGAGGACCTCCGGGTGGCGCAAGACCTGCCGGACCTCCGCCGGAAGCGGCTGCCCCTTCCGGGCCTCCGAAGAAGCGCCTGCTGATCTGGGCTGACACCCGGAATGGCATCGCGCAGCATGATATTGCGCATGCCATCGCCGTCATTGAAGAGATTGGCTATAAGTCGGGCGCCTATGACACATGGATCCGCACCGACTCCAACATCATTTCGCGGAACCCCAAGATGACCACGGGCGAGCCGGCCAGCGGCGGCCCCAGCCTCTGCAATGTGGATGCTATCTTCTTTCTTGGTCACCGCGAGATTGCCCTGGAGGATCAGCAGAAAACTGACCTGCTGTGGTTCGTGCATGACGCAGGCAAAGGCTTTGTGGCGGCGCATACCGGAACCACGGCTTTTCTTTCGTGGCCGGAGTTCGGGGAACTGCTGGGCGGGCGTTTCGACCAGCATCCGTGGGGAACGACCGAGGGAACGGTTCTTGTTACCGACCCGAAGTTTCCCGGAATGGCCCAGTTTGGCCCCAGCTTCACCATCAAAGATGAGTTTTACCAAAGCAGCGGATTCTCTCCGGAGAAGAGCCGCGTTTTGATGCGGCTGGATACGACCAAGCTGAACAACGACCCCAAGCGCGGCGTAAAGGCTGAAGACTACCCGTACGCCCTTACGTGGGCAAAGACGTATGGGAAGGGTCGAGTGTTCTACTCCACCTTTGGGCACGCTCCGGTTATCTGGGACAACCCTAAAATCCAGGAGATGTATCTGCAGGCGATCAAGTGGGCGCTGGGAGAGACCGATGCCGATGTCTCGCCCATTCCGATGCCGCCTCCCGCTCCGGGCGCGCTTCCAAGTCAGCCGTAAACATGTGCTGAAACTTAGCGGACCTGAGTGAAAATCACCCAGGCCCGCTAAGGTATTCCTGCCGAGTTCAACAGCTGGCGATGGTTATTCGAAGCGCAGAGCTTCAATCGGATTCAGCTTGGAGGCTCTTCGTGCCGGATAGAAGCCAAAGAAGACACCGGTCGCCGCCGCAATTCCGAAAGCCAGAGCAACAGCCGTAGGCGATACCGTGGCATCCCACTGCAAGGTGCGGCTGATGGTAAAGGCGGCCAGGTATCCCAGGATGATGCCGAAGACACCGCCGGCAAGCCCGAGCGTCACAGCCTCTGTCAGGAACTGCATCAGCACGTCATACTGACGTGCTCCCACGGCGCGGCGAATGCCGATCTCACGGGTTCGTTCTGTGACCGAGACCAGCATGATGTT
Protein-coding regions in this window:
- a CDS encoding ThuA domain-containing protein; protein product: MKKGSLLRLATILAVLAVPAICSAQAAAPEAGCPAPGARGPRPGGPAGGPPGGARPAGPPPEAAAPSGPPKKRLLIWADTRNGIAQHDIAHAIAVIEEIGYKSGAYDTWIRTDSNIISRNPKMTTGEPASGGPSLCNVDAIFFLGHREIALEDQQKTDLLWFVHDAGKGFVAAHTGTTAFLSWPEFGELLGGRFDQHPWGTTEGTVLVTDPKFPGMAQFGPSFTIKDEFYQSSGFSPEKSRVLMRLDTTKLNNDPKRGVKAEDYPYALTWAKTYGKGRVFYSTFGHAPVIWDNPKIQEMYLQAIKWALGETDADVSPIPMPPPAPGALPSQP